A section of the Schistosoma haematobium chromosome ZW, whole genome shotgun sequence genome encodes:
- the KLHL2_1 gene encoding Kelch-like protein 2, variant 2 (EggNog:ENOG410V62J~COG:T) codes for MFTGSMTEARSPCVEFRGIESSALIQLVNFIYTNEINVNEENVQTLLPAANLLQLTAVRDICCEFLQFQLHPSNCLGIQRFADLHNCQDLLDFTRRFTEQHFGELLKQDDEFVKLSSDQLIELISSDRLAVSEDQVFEAVLRWIAHNPSKRQKEAQNLCSHVRFALLPRDYLVRLSQSDNFLTVNPWCKDYLIEALSYHLLPWDQKLRMASERTKPRTPVGLPKVSTLILVSL; via the exons ATGTTTACTGGATCAATGACTGAAGCTCGTTCTCCCTGTGTGGAATTTCGTGGGATAGAAAGTTCGGCTCTCATTCAGCTTGTCAACTTTATTTATACAAATG AAATCAATGTAAATGAAGAGAATGTCCAAACACTTTTACCGGCTGCTAATTTATTACAGTTAACAGCTGTTCGTGATATTTGTTGTGAATTTCTTCAATTTCAATTGCATCCTAGTAATTGTTTAGGAATTCAAAGATTTGCTGATCTACATAATTGTCAAGATTTACTTGATTTCACTAGACGCTTTACAGAACAACATTTCGG TGAACTATTAAAACAAGATGATGAATTTGTAAAATTGAGTTCAGATCAACTCATAGAATTAATCTCTAGTGACAGATTAGCTGTTTCTGAAGATCAAGTTTTTGAAGCTGTTCTTCGATGGATTGCACACAACCCATCTAAACGACAAAAAGAAGCTCAAAATCTTTGTTCACACGTTCGATTCGCGTTACTTCCACGAGATTATTTAGTACGCCTAAGTCAATCAGATAATTTCCTGACTGTGAATCCATGGTGTAAAGACTATTTAATTGAAGCTCTCAGCTACCATTTACTACCATGGGATCAAAAATTGCGTATGGCTTCTGAGCGTACAAAACCGCGTACTCCTGTTGGTTTACCGAAAGTAAGTACCTTGATTTTAGTGAGTTTATAA